From a region of the bacterium genome:
- a CDS encoding homocitrate synthase — protein sequence MVKKLQPVKKKILKGPRIHILDVTNRDGVQTSRLGLAKLQKTMINMYLDKMGVYQSEFGFPFTNHETNYINANLELKKIGAFKSLILSGWCRPVIKDIEKSLKLTDIKHMNLSVSTSDQMLSNKFGGKYSKDDIIKMIVKATKFAKKEGIKTIGINAEDASRSDVDFLIDFAIAAKEAGADRFRYCDTLGYDDPFSIYERISKIVASVKIGVELHCHNDLGMAVAVSIGGAKAAVDSGVDAYINTTVNGMGERAGNADLVSTILAVKKASGLKRKYAMDDNIDLKMAWKISKYASYAFGVPIPINHPGVGDNAFAHESGIHVDGALKDSRNYELYHYEELGRGEPEIIETGRQITVGEYSGIKGFRNVYGKLEIEFKDDKEATKIMELVRYANVHTQKPLVEDELKFIAAYPEIAKNIMTVTP from the coding sequence ATGGTTAAGAAACTTCAGCCTGTTAAAAAGAAAATTCTAAAGGGACCAAGAATACATATTCTTGATGTAACCAATAGAGACGGCGTTCAGACTTCTCGCCTCGGATTGGCTAAACTCCAGAAAACAATGATAAATATGTATCTGGACAAGATGGGCGTTTATCAAAGCGAGTTCGGGTTTCCATTTACAAATCATGAAACAAACTATATTAATGCCAATCTCGAACTTAAAAAAATAGGCGCATTCAAGTCCCTTATTCTTTCCGGATGGTGCAGGCCTGTAATTAAAGATATTGAGAAGTCACTAAAACTTACCGATATTAAACACATGAACTTGTCAGTATCTACTTCTGACCAAATGCTTAGTAACAAGTTTGGAGGTAAATATTCCAAAGATGACATAATCAAAATGATTGTAAAGGCTACAAAGTTTGCCAAGAAAGAAGGTATCAAAACAATAGGCATCAATGCAGAAGATGCTTCCAGGTCTGATGTAGATTTCCTTATAGATTTTGCCATTGCCGCTAAAGAAGCCGGAGCCGATAGGTTTAGATACTGTGATACTTTGGGATATGATGATCCTTTTTCAATCTATGAAAGAATATCCAAAATAGTCGCTTCCGTCAAAATAGGTGTTGAATTACATTGTCATAATGATTTGGGTATGGCTGTTGCAGTTTCAATAGGCGGAGCTAAAGCGGCAGTTGACAGCGGAGTAGATGCATATATAAATACTACTGTTAACGGAATGGGCGAAAGAGCTGGCAATGCGGATTTAGTGTCCACAATATTGGCTGTAAAGAAGGCAAGTGGTTTAAAAAGAAAATATGCAATGGACGACAATATAGATTTAAAAATGGCTTGGAAAATTTCCAAATATGCATCTTATGCTTTCGGTGTGCCTATTCCAATAAATCATCCGGGAGTAGGGGATAATGCTTTTGCGCACGAATCGGGCATTCACGTTGACGGTGCCTTGAAAGATTCCAGAAACTATGAGCTTTACCATTATGAAGAATTAGGCAGAGGAGAACCTGAAATTATTGAAACCGGAAGACAAATAACAGTTGGTGAATATAGCGGTATTAAAGGGTTTAGAAATGTTTACGGTAAACTTGAGATAGAATTCAAGGATGATAAGGAAGCTACGAAAATAATGGAACTTGTCAGGTATGCCAATGTTCACACCCAAAAGCCTTTAGTTGAGGATGAGTTGAAATTTATTGCGGCTTATCCTGAAATAGCTAAAAATATTATGACGGTTACCCCGTGA
- the uppS gene encoding di-trans,poly-cis-decaprenylcistransferase: MTQKIDLDKTKLPQHIAFIVDGNRRWAKKNKLLSTQGHKKGSDTVLRVIEDCLQLGIPVLTFYIFSTENWKRKEKEVNFIMKFGANFLKKKIDYFHSKNIKVRFIGRIHELEGNLKKAIDYAEETTKNNDKMVVNLAVNYGGRKEIVDAVNKILENKDIKKVDPALPKNKESNTEAKGGVNEETISENLYTAGLPDPDLLIRTGGDFRISNYLLWQMAYTEIVIIPEFWPDLSKEKLYEAIAEYHARQRRWGK; this comes from the coding sequence ATGACTCAAAAAATAGATTTAGATAAAACCAAACTTCCTCAACACATCGCATTTATCGTTGACGGCAACCGCAGATGGGCTAAAAAAAATAAACTCCTCTCAACCCAGGGACATAAAAAAGGCAGCGACACTGTCCTTAGAGTAATTGAAGATTGCCTCCAACTGGGAATACCCGTGCTCACCTTTTATATTTTTTCCACAGAAAACTGGAAGAGAAAAGAGAAAGAAGTAAATTTCATAATGAAGTTTGGTGCAAATTTTCTTAAGAAAAAAATAGACTATTTCCATTCAAAAAATATCAAAGTAAGATTTATAGGAAGAATCCATGAGCTTGAAGGAAATCTCAAAAAAGCCATAGATTATGCAGAAGAAACCACGAAGAATAACGACAAGATGGTCGTAAACCTCGCTGTAAATTACGGCGGTAGAAAAGAAATAGTAGATGCAGTCAATAAAATATTAGAAAATAAAGATATTAAAAAAGTAGACCCCGCCCTTCCTAAAAATAAAGAATCTAATACTGAAGCGAAGGGCGGGGTAAATGAAGAAACCATTTCGGAAAATTTATATACCGCAGGGCTACCCGACCCCGACCTTCTAATACGAACCGGAGGAGATTTCCGCATCTCTAATTACCTGCTCTGGCAAATGGCATATACCGAAATTGTAATCATCCCCGAATTCTGGCCCGACTTGAGTAAAGAAAAATTATACGAAGCGATTGCGGAATATCATGCAAGACAAAGAAGATGGGGGAAATGA
- a CDS encoding phosphoglycerate dehydrogenase: protein MKVLISDKLNSEAVDILKEQGLEVDVDTELTPEQLKEKIKGYDALIVRSKTKATKEIIDASDNLKVIGRAGVGVDNIDIPAATAKGIVVMNAPSGNTVSAAEHAFALMMALSRNIPQAHSALKGKNWDKKKFAGGAEVNGKTLGVIGLGRVGSHMANMAKGVGMKVFGYDPIITKEKAAELGIELIELDRLLQESDYVSLHIPLTPETKHIIGERELKLMKNCARLINCARGGVVDETALYEALKNGEIAGAALDVFAQEPLADSPLLELDNIIVTPHLGASTKEAQVKVAVDIANSIALALKEGKFENALNLSQIKR from the coding sequence ATGAAAGTTCTTATATCAGATAAACTTAACAGCGAAGCAGTTGATATTCTCAAAGAACAAGGGTTGGAAGTGGATGTTGATACTGAGCTTACTCCCGAACAGTTGAAAGAGAAAATAAAAGGTTACGATGCTTTGATTGTCAGGTCAAAAACCAAAGCTACAAAAGAAATAATTGATGCTTCTGATAATCTGAAAGTAATCGGTCGGGCAGGTGTGGGTGTGGATAATATAGACATTCCTGCGGCAACGGCTAAAGGAATTGTGGTAATGAATGCGCCTTCGGGAAATACTGTGTCGGCTGCAGAACATGCATTTGCTTTAATGATGGCTCTTTCAAGAAATATTCCACAGGCTCATTCTGCGTTGAAAGGTAAGAACTGGGATAAGAAAAAATTTGCCGGTGGCGCTGAAGTTAATGGAAAAACTTTGGGAGTAATAGGATTGGGTAGAGTTGGCTCTCATATGGCTAATATGGCTAAGGGTGTGGGAATGAAAGTTTTTGGTTATGACCCGATTATAACCAAAGAGAAGGCAGCAGAACTTGGTATAGAGCTTATTGAGTTGGATAGACTGTTGCAGGAATCCGATTACGTCTCCTTACATATTCCGCTTACGCCCGAAACAAAGCATATTATAGGAGAGAGAGAGTTGAAATTGATGAAAAATTGCGCGAGACTGATAAACTGCGCAAGGGGCGGAGTGGTTGATGAAACTGCTCTTTATGAAGCTTTGAAAAACGGAGAAATAGCCGGCGCGGCGCTTGATGTTTTTGCGCAGGAGCCACTTGCAGATTCTCCGCTTCTTGAATTGGATAATATTATAGTTACACCGCATTTAGGCGCATCTACCAAGGAAGCACAGGTTAAAGTTGCGGTGGATATCGCCAATTCAATAGCATTGGCTTTAAAAGAAGGAAAATTTGAAAACGCTTTAAATTTGTCTCAAATAAAGAGATAA
- a CDS encoding alanine--glyoxylate aminotransferase family protein, with the protein MKKKYLLTPGPTPLPPEVMSALAKPIIHHRTAEYSALFVEANEGLKSLFQTTEDVFTFASSGTGAMEASVVNLFSPKDKVIAVEAGKFGERWLELGNIYGLDVIPVHVQWGKAVEPSLIEKLLNENPDAKAVFVTLCETSTGVKTDVKAIAAITAKTNAVIVVDAVSGLGAMELKTDEWGVDVVVSGSQKGMMLPPGLAFISLSKKAQKMLETSTLPKYYLSLKAYKKALDKSSTPYTPAISLMVALKEALKLIRDEGLENVLKRHAVMAEATRQAVKALGLEVFASSPADAVTSVKLPEGMDGVKLFKIMKDEIGVQAAGGQGDLKGKILRIAHLGYMDASDVILGISALEVALGKIGYPVKMCEGVKVAQKILYNTN; encoded by the coding sequence ATGAAAAAGAAGTATCTTTTGACTCCGGGACCTACACCATTGCCACCGGAAGTTATGAGCGCTTTAGCAAAGCCTATTATACATCATAGGACTGCCGAATATAGCGCATTGTTTGTGGAAGCAAATGAAGGTTTGAAATCTTTATTTCAGACCACTGAAGATGTTTTTACCTTTGCTTCTTCAGGTACCGGCGCCATGGAGGCGTCTGTCGTTAATTTGTTTTCACCAAAAGATAAAGTAATCGCAGTTGAGGCAGGTAAGTTTGGAGAAAGATGGTTGGAACTTGGTAATATATACGGTTTAGACGTTATTCCTGTTCATGTCCAGTGGGGTAAAGCAGTTGAGCCGTCTTTAATAGAAAAATTATTGAACGAAAATCCTGATGCTAAAGCTGTATTTGTCACCTTATGCGAAACTTCTACGGGTGTAAAAACAGACGTAAAAGCCATTGCGGCAATTACTGCAAAGACTAATGCGGTTATAGTGGTGGACGCGGTATCTGGTCTTGGCGCTATGGAGCTAAAAACCGATGAATGGGGTGTTGATGTTGTTGTTTCCGGTTCGCAAAAAGGTATGATGTTGCCGCCGGGGCTTGCTTTTATCTCATTGAGCAAAAAAGCGCAGAAAATGCTCGAAACATCAACATTACCTAAGTATTATTTAAGTCTTAAAGCGTATAAGAAAGCTTTAGACAAATCCAGCACACCATACACACCAGCAATTAGTTTGATGGTGGCTTTGAAAGAAGCGCTTAAACTCATACGTGATGAAGGACTTGAAAATGTATTAAAGAGACATGCTGTAATGGCTGAAGCGACAAGGCAGGCAGTCAAAGCATTGGGTTTGGAAGTTTTTGCTTCTTCGCCTGCCGATGCAGTTACTTCTGTGAAATTACCCGAGGGTATGGATGGAGTTAAGCTTTTTAAGATTATGAAAGATGAAATAGGTGTTCAGGCCGCAGGCGGGCAGGGAGACCTAAAAGGCAAAATATTGAGAATCGCTCATTTAGGATATATGGATGCTTCCGATGTGATTCTGGGTATTTCTGCCCTAGAAGTTGCATTGGGTAAAATAGGTTACCCTGTGAAAATGTGTGAAGGTGTAAAGGTGGCACAGAAAATCTTGTACAATACAAATTAA
- a CDS encoding tetratricopeptide repeat protein: protein MGLRKKLGLLGLIFSICCLYSPYVFSSVSNSDLADKELNAGILSLKVGDCEDALEKFQKVLGVDPVNADAYYYLGTTYSQMEDFYKAVSYYQKALILNPQLTKIHFSLGVAYYQLKQYVNALESLSQAEQYSPEDAMVYYYQGSTYYSMKKYYKAVAPFRKVRELDPALTVLSYYWQGVSLFKQSLYNEAQFNLYQVKRLSSDSQLGKSSDEFLRAIEKRTKPLNLNASVGVEYDDNVTLQSGDEDASTISDKEDERAVVNLKLAHRTFVEPGEIGISYSFYQSMHHDLTEYNVQGHTGSLYFASNLRPFQPSIQYNYDHYLVDNVQYLDKHTITPSLNISVASPHMTQVYLQYEKLNYLISVDEDESNRSGSANAVGLSQYFSIIDGKGYIKLSGEYKNNDAQGDDWDYSESKVRLSVYAPTPIDKMNIEIGGEQSNSNFLHEDSSFEQTRKDTTLSGWIEFIYKLNDNWSVALNYKHTNNSSNIDFYEYKRNITSLFLSCKF from the coding sequence ATGGGATTAAGAAAAAAGTTAGGTCTTTTAGGATTAATTTTTTCTATCTGCTGTCTTTATTCTCCATATGTTTTTTCATCTGTATCTAATTCTGATTTAGCAGATAAAGAATTAAACGCAGGAATCCTTTCCTTAAAAGTAGGGGATTGCGAAGATGCCCTGGAAAAATTTCAAAAAGTGTTGGGTGTTGATCCCGTAAATGCGGATGCTTATTACTATTTGGGAACGACTTATTCTCAAATGGAAGACTTTTATAAAGCGGTTTCTTACTATCAGAAAGCCCTAATATTAAATCCGCAGTTAACAAAAATACATTTCTCCCTTGGCGTTGCTTATTATCAATTAAAACAATACGTAAACGCGTTAGAATCCTTGTCGCAGGCGGAACAATATTCGCCGGAAGATGCCATGGTTTATTATTATCAGGGCTCGACATATTACAGTATGAAAAAATATTACAAAGCTGTTGCCCCTTTTAGAAAAGTGAGAGAACTTGACCCTGCGCTTACGGTTTTGTCTTACTATTGGCAGGGAGTGTCTCTTTTTAAACAGAGTTTATATAATGAAGCGCAGTTTAATTTGTATCAGGTAAAACGTCTTTCTTCTGATTCACAACTTGGCAAATCTTCCGATGAATTTTTACGCGCAATAGAAAAACGAACCAAACCTTTAAATTTAAACGCAAGTGTTGGCGTGGAATATGACGACAATGTTACCTTGCAATCGGGAGACGAAGACGCGTCTACTATTTCCGACAAAGAAGACGAAAGAGCTGTTGTTAATCTAAAACTTGCGCATCGTACTTTTGTAGAACCGGGAGAAATAGGGATTTCTTATTCGTTTTATCAGTCTATGCACCATGATTTGACCGAATACAATGTTCAGGGACATACAGGTTCGTTATATTTTGCTTCAAATTTGCGTCCTTTTCAGCCCTCTATTCAATATAATTACGACCATTATCTCGTTGACAATGTTCAATATCTGGACAAACACACTATTACTCCCTCTTTAAATATTTCCGTTGCCTCTCCGCATATGACACAAGTGTATCTTCAGTATGAAAAACTCAATTATCTTATCTCTGTAGATGAAGACGAATCTAATAGGAGCGGTTCTGCAAATGCGGTTGGCTTAAGCCAATATTTTTCTATCATAGATGGTAAAGGTTACATAAAACTCAGCGGTGAATATAAAAACAATGATGCTCAAGGAGACGATTGGGATTATTCAGAATCTAAAGTCAGGTTAAGCGTATATGCTCCGACTCCAATTGACAAAATGAATATAGAAATTGGCGGTGAACAATCAAACAGCAATTTTTTACACGAGGATTCTTCGTTTGAGCAAACCAGAAAAGATACAACTTTAAGCGGATGGATTGAATTTATATACAAATTGAACGACAATTGGAGCGTTGCCTTGAACTATAAACATACTAACAATAGTTCCAATATAGATTTTTACGAATATAAAAGAAATATAACTTCTTTATTTTTGAGTTGTAAGTTTTGA
- a CDS encoding SWIM zinc finger family protein, with protein MRSRKRPIRRTIQKGRRTISEKFIFCSCSLGNNCYHCRFFPLSSSNRHWSYVRWNI; from the coding sequence ATTAGAAGCAGAAAAAGGCCGATTAGACGAACAATACAAAAAGGAAGAAGAACAATTTCAGAAAAATTTATTTTTTGTAGCTGTTCCCTTGGGAATAATTGCTATCATTGTCGGTTCTTTCCTCTCAGTTCAAGCAACAGGCACTGGTCTTATGTTCGGTGGAATATTTAG